One genomic region from Marinobacter szutsaonensis encodes:
- the dksA gene encoding RNA polymerase-binding protein DksA — MANTAEQSRERFTNFTPYEMKKGEEYMSAEMLQHFKDLLLQWKQELMEEVDRTMHHMQEDAANYADPSDRATQEEEFSLELRTRDRERKLIKKIDQTIDRIDKDDYGFCDQCGVEIGIRRLEARPTATLCIDCKTLAEIRERQTGI, encoded by the coding sequence ATGGCAAATACTGCAGAACAGTCACGCGAACGTTTTACCAACTTCACCCCCTATGAAATGAAGAAGGGTGAAGAGTACATGAGTGCCGAGATGTTGCAGCACTTCAAGGATCTGCTCCTGCAATGGAAACAGGAGCTGATGGAAGAAGTGGACCGCACCATGCACCACATGCAGGAAGACGCAGCAAATTACGCGGATCCCAGTGATCGCGCAACCCAGGAGGAAGAGTTCAGCCTGGAACTGCGTACCCGTGATCGTGAGCGCAAGCTGATCAAGAAGATCGACCAGACCATCGACCGGATCGACAAGGACGACTATGGTTTCTGCGATCAATGTGGTGTCGAGATCGGTATCCGCCGCCTTGAGGCTCGCCCGACTGCCACTCTGTGCATCGACTGCAAGACGCTCGCCGAGATCCGTGAGCGCCAGACAGGCATCTGA
- the gluQRS gene encoding tRNA glutamyl-Q(34) synthetase GluQRS: protein MANPRYRGRFAPSPTGPLHFGSLVTAVASYVEARVHRGQWLIRIEDLDPLREPPEATGQILRSLEAHGLFPDEPVRFQSRRHDAYHDAIDRLLASGHAYRCPCSRKELLANGGRHPHHCREARLQPGDRPFAVRFALHDEQCRWQDELLGPQHQVVKAEFDDPVILRKEGFYAYQLAVVVDDIDQGITDVVRGSDLLDMTAQQQQIYRALGVEPPGWLHIPVILNEQGQKLSKQTHAPALDDDRASENLFRALDALGQEPPSSLQASGPDGILAWACQHWRRQAIDLTAR from the coding sequence ATGGCCAATCCACGCTACCGGGGCCGTTTCGCACCCTCCCCAACGGGCCCACTGCATTTCGGCTCCCTCGTTACCGCTGTCGCCAGTTATGTCGAAGCCCGGGTCCATCGGGGTCAGTGGCTGATTCGCATTGAAGACCTGGATCCGCTCCGGGAACCTCCGGAGGCCACCGGCCAGATTCTCCGAAGCCTGGAAGCCCACGGCCTGTTTCCGGACGAGCCGGTCCGATTCCAGTCCCGGCGCCATGACGCCTACCACGACGCCATCGACCGGCTGCTGGCCAGCGGACACGCCTATCGCTGCCCCTGCTCCCGCAAGGAACTCCTGGCCAATGGCGGCCGGCACCCCCATCACTGCCGGGAAGCCCGGCTCCAGCCGGGCGACCGCCCTTTTGCGGTCCGGTTTGCCCTGCACGATGAGCAGTGCCGCTGGCAGGATGAGCTGCTTGGCCCGCAACACCAGGTAGTGAAGGCGGAATTCGACGACCCGGTCATCCTGCGCAAGGAAGGCTTCTACGCCTACCAACTGGCCGTGGTGGTTGATGATATCGATCAGGGGATTACCGACGTCGTCCGGGGCTCGGACCTGCTCGACATGACTGCCCAGCAACAACAGATCTATCGGGCTCTGGGTGTCGAGCCACCCGGATGGCTGCACATACCGGTGATCCTCAACGAACAGGGCCAGAAGCTCAGCAAGCAAACCCACGCGCCCGCCCTTGACGATGATCGGGCCTCCGAGAACCTGTTCCGCGCTCTGGACGCCCTCGGCCAGGAACCACCGTCGTCATTGCAGGCATCAGGCCCGGATGGGATCCTGGCCTGGGCCTGCCAGCACTGGCGCCGGCAGGCAATCGACCTGACAGCCCGCTAA
- the pcnB gene encoding polynucleotide adenylyltransferase PcnB, translating into MPKRLVDRIKSFIPGGRKKSRTYQRREIPRDQHNVSRSVISEPAKKVLHRLNKSGYEAYLVGGGVRDILLGGKPKDFDIATNATPEEVHDLFRNSRLIGRRFRIVHVVFGREIIEVTTFRGNANDADDDSTDDDRRTSEHGLLLRDNVYGSQEEDALRRDFTVNALYYCIRDFTVIDFANGIEDLRNRQIRLIGDPETRYREDPVRMLRAIRFAAKLDFEIEPETEAPIRELAPLLSHIPPARLFDEVLKLFSAGHGEKTYDLLNEYNLLAPLFPETVKAIEAGEPDDLIRQALRNTDARIAQGKSVTPYFMFAAMLWPALQAEWRRRQDNGDPVQPALHGAIGKVIGRQVQATSIPKRFSGPMKEIWELQMRLPRRQGKRAFGTMAHPRFRAAYDFLLVRESAGEIEPGLGQWWTEFQQADERGQERMLSQLGSDGPKKRRRRKPVKRQAAQ; encoded by the coding sequence ATGCCTAAACGACTTGTCGACAGAATAAAATCCTTCATCCCCGGCGGACGGAAAAAGTCTCGCACCTATCAGCGACGGGAGATCCCCCGGGACCAGCACAATGTTTCGCGTTCCGTGATCAGCGAGCCGGCCAAGAAAGTCCTGCATCGCCTGAACAAATCCGGTTACGAGGCCTACCTGGTGGGCGGCGGCGTTCGCGACATCCTGCTCGGCGGCAAACCAAAAGATTTCGACATTGCCACCAACGCCACCCCGGAAGAAGTGCACGACCTGTTCCGCAACTCGCGCCTCATCGGCCGCCGCTTCCGCATTGTCCACGTGGTGTTCGGCCGCGAGATCATTGAAGTCACGACTTTCCGCGGCAATGCCAACGACGCCGATGACGACAGCACCGACGACGATCGCAGGACCAGCGAGCACGGCCTGCTGCTGCGGGACAACGTGTACGGTAGTCAGGAAGAAGACGCGCTGCGCCGGGATTTTACGGTTAACGCTCTTTATTACTGCATCCGTGACTTCACCGTGATCGATTTTGCCAATGGCATCGAGGACCTGCGCAACCGGCAGATCCGCCTGATCGGCGATCCGGAAACCCGGTACCGGGAAGACCCCGTGCGCATGCTCCGAGCCATCCGCTTTGCCGCCAAGCTGGACTTCGAGATCGAACCGGAGACCGAGGCGCCGATCCGCGAACTGGCTCCGCTGCTCAGCCATATCCCGCCAGCCCGGCTATTTGACGAAGTGTTGAAGCTGTTCTCTGCCGGCCATGGCGAGAAAACCTACGACCTGCTCAATGAGTACAACCTGCTGGCACCCCTGTTCCCGGAAACGGTGAAGGCCATCGAGGCCGGCGAGCCGGACGACCTGATCCGCCAGGCTCTGCGCAATACCGACGCGCGGATCGCCCAGGGCAAGTCTGTCACTCCCTATTTCATGTTTGCCGCCATGCTCTGGCCCGCCCTTCAGGCCGAGTGGCGTCGCCGCCAGGATAACGGCGACCCGGTACAGCCGGCGCTCCACGGCGCTATCGGCAAGGTCATCGGCCGCCAGGTACAGGCCACCTCCATACCCAAACGCTTCTCCGGCCCCATGAAGGAGATATGGGAACTGCAGATGCGCCTGCCACGCCGCCAGGGCAAACGGGCCTTCGGCACCATGGCCCACCCGCGGTTCCGGGCCGCCTACGACTTCCTGCTGGTACGGGAATCGGCCGGCGAGATCGAACCGGGGCTGGGGCAGTGGTGGACCGAGTTCCAGCAGGCGGATGAGCGCGGTCAGGAACGCATGCTGTCCCAACTGGGCAGCGACGGCCCGAAAAAGCGCCGTCGTCGTAAGCCGGTGAAACGCCAGGCCGCGCAATGA
- the sfsA gene encoding DNA/RNA nuclease SfsA: MKFSEPLVEGRLIRRYKRFLADVRLPDGTEVTAHCPNTGSMRGCQPENARVWLSESNNPKRKLKYTWELVETRPGVVACVNTARPNAQARHGIDAGMVVELAGYAECRSEVKYGGEKSRIDLLLSGHDSRPDAWVEVKNVTLDEDGAGYFPDAVTTRGQKHLRELMGQVAQGERGVLFFVVNHTGIDEVRPADHIDPTYGRLLREAVAAGVEVVAYRAALVNGEGDPSGSLALTEAIPVNLEA; encoded by the coding sequence ATGAAGTTTTCTGAACCTTTGGTCGAAGGCCGGCTTATTCGCCGCTACAAGCGCTTCCTTGCGGACGTTCGGCTGCCCGACGGCACTGAAGTGACGGCCCATTGCCCCAATACCGGTTCCATGCGCGGCTGCCAGCCGGAAAACGCCAGGGTCTGGCTCAGTGAGAGCAATAATCCCAAGCGCAAGCTGAAGTATACCTGGGAGCTGGTGGAGACCCGGCCCGGAGTGGTGGCCTGCGTGAATACCGCCAGGCCCAATGCCCAGGCCCGGCACGGGATTGACGCCGGCATGGTGGTTGAGCTGGCCGGGTATGCCGAATGTCGATCGGAAGTGAAGTATGGCGGGGAGAAAAGCCGTATCGATCTGCTCCTGTCCGGCCATGACAGCCGGCCCGATGCCTGGGTGGAAGTGAAGAACGTGACCCTGGACGAGGACGGGGCCGGGTATTTCCCCGATGCCGTCACCACCCGTGGGCAGAAGCATTTGCGGGAGCTGATGGGGCAGGTGGCGCAGGGCGAGCGCGGGGTCCTGTTCTTCGTGGTCAACCACACCGGCATCGACGAAGTGCGACCGGCCGACCATATTGATCCGACCTATGGCCGGCTGCTCCGGGAGGCGGTTGCCGCCGGGGTCGAGGTGGTCGCCTATCGGGCCGCGCTGGTGAATGGCGAGGGTGATCCCTCGGGCAGTCTGGCGCTGACCGAGGCTATCCCGGTCAATCTGGAAGCCTGA
- a CDS encoding sigma-54 dependent transcriptional regulator, whose product MPRILIVEDEDIIRSAVRKLLQHAGYEVADARSVEEAEQNHEPDQFDLIISDLRLPGAAGTELINRAPNTPVLIMTSYASLRSAVDSMKMGAVEYIAKPFDHDEMLAAVENILARQGSGDTDSGSGADSGDKPKESDPANIMFGQCEAMQKVFTLIRKVAPTETTVLIQGESGTGKELAARALHLLSPRASKPLISVNCAAIPESLIESELFGHEKGAFTGAVSARTGLIEAADGGSLFLDEIGELPAEAQARLLRVLQESEIRKVGSTQSRKVNVRMIAATHRNLKAMTRTGEFREDLYYRLNVMQIRIPPLRERQSDILGLARKFLKRQGEKMGKPNLNLSPEAMRVLERHRWPGNVRELENAIERATILCDGDVITPSLLDLDSEGGDEHIPETLVEGNNEQTPTRDADSANDLSLEDYFQHFVLENQDRMSETELAQKLGISRKSLWERRQRLGIPRKKTSS is encoded by the coding sequence ATGCCCCGCATTCTGATTGTAGAAGATGAAGACATCATTCGTTCCGCCGTGCGCAAGCTGCTGCAGCATGCCGGCTATGAAGTGGCCGACGCCAGGTCGGTGGAGGAAGCCGAACAGAACCATGAACCTGATCAGTTTGACCTGATCATCTCCGACCTGCGCCTGCCCGGTGCGGCCGGCACCGAACTGATCAACCGTGCGCCCAACACGCCGGTATTGATCATGACCAGCTATGCCAGCCTGCGCTCGGCGGTGGACTCCATGAAAATGGGCGCGGTCGAATACATTGCCAAGCCCTTTGACCATGATGAAATGCTGGCTGCGGTCGAGAACATCCTGGCACGCCAGGGGTCAGGCGACACCGACTCCGGGAGCGGTGCGGACTCCGGCGACAAGCCCAAGGAAAGCGATCCGGCCAACATCATGTTTGGCCAGTGCGAGGCCATGCAGAAGGTGTTCACTCTGATCCGCAAGGTGGCACCGACGGAAACCACGGTGCTGATCCAGGGGGAATCGGGAACCGGTAAGGAGCTGGCCGCCCGTGCCCTGCACCTGCTGAGCCCCCGGGCATCGAAACCACTGATCTCGGTGAACTGCGCCGCCATCCCCGAAAGCCTGATCGAATCCGAGCTGTTCGGCCATGAGAAAGGCGCCTTCACCGGTGCGGTGTCCGCCCGTACCGGTCTGATTGAAGCCGCTGACGGCGGCAGCCTGTTCCTGGACGAGATCGGCGAGCTGCCGGCCGAGGCCCAGGCGCGACTGCTCCGGGTGCTGCAGGAGAGCGAGATCCGCAAGGTCGGCTCCACCCAGAGCCGCAAGGTCAATGTGCGAATGATCGCGGCCACGCACCGGAACCTGAAGGCGATGACCCGCACCGGCGAGTTCCGGGAAGACCTCTATTACCGCCTGAACGTGATGCAGATCCGCATCCCGCCCCTGCGCGAGCGCCAGAGCGATATTCTTGGCCTGGCCCGCAAGTTCCTCAAGCGCCAGGGCGAGAAGATGGGCAAGCCGAACCTCAACCTGAGCCCTGAAGCCATGCGAGTCCTGGAGAGGCACCGCTGGCCGGGTAACGTCCGGGAACTGGAGAACGCCATAGAACGGGCGACCATCCTGTGTGACGGGGATGTGATTACCCCATCCCTGCTCGACCTGGACAGCGAAGGCGGTGACGAGCACATTCCGGAAACACTGGTGGAGGGAAACAACGAGCAGACGCCTACCCGGGACGCAGACTCCGCCAACGACCTTTCCCTGGAGGATTATTTCCAGCACTTCGTTCTGGAGAACCAGGACCGGATGAGCGAGACCGAACTGGCCCAGAAGCTGGGTATCAGCCGGAAATCCCTGTGGGAACGGCGACAACGGCTGGGTATACCTCGCAAAAAAACCAGTAGCTGA
- a CDS encoding Rieske 2Fe-2S domain-containing protein, whose translation MSEGTNPWQPVCSAADLQPGQFIEFRLTVKAREPEGMPLTGFLFLDDGEPRAYLNQCPHLGIELNWMPGRFMDSDNLFLQCSTHGALFKTGTGECIAGPCQGDALTKLELREQDGQWQIRLPD comes from the coding sequence ATGTCTGAAGGCACCAATCCCTGGCAACCGGTCTGCTCCGCGGCAGACCTGCAGCCGGGCCAGTTCATCGAGTTCCGGTTGACCGTCAAGGCCCGGGAACCGGAGGGAATGCCCCTGACCGGCTTCCTGTTTCTCGATGACGGCGAACCGAGGGCCTATCTGAACCAGTGCCCACACCTTGGCATCGAGCTTAACTGGATGCCGGGCCGGTTCATGGATTCGGACAACCTCTTCCTCCAGTGTTCCACCCACGGCGCCCTGTTCAAGACCGGCACCGGCGAGTGCATCGCCGGTCCGTGCCAGGGCGACGCCCTGACCAAGCTGGAGCTGCGGGAACAGGACGGCCAGTGGCAGATCAGGCTTCCAGATTGA
- a CDS encoding ATP-binding protein → MSFSASGLVLASLVYLLLLFGVAWITEQGMLPKQWVRHPLVYTLSLGVYAGIWAVYAAIGMAAETGYGFLAYYLGISGAFLLAPVLLNPIMRIARAYQLTSLADLFAYRYRSQWAGTLVTLCSGAAILALLSMQIQAVAVSASILAPDTSPKAMSVLFCLIVLLFAILFGARRNQNSENHQGLVLAIAFDSLVKVGALLTLGAVILFQVFEGMEGLDLWLAMNKAATGTMTLAIDDGSWRALMLMSFAGALVLPHMYHMTFSENPSPKSLAKASWGLPLYLLLLALPVPVILWGGQALDVGTDPNFYALGVAQALDSPLLSLLMYIAGLSAASGLMIVSTLALAGMVLNHVVLPVKTPRDQADIYRWLQWVKRLLIAVIIFFALLFHETLGQELDLAILGAISLSGMLQLLPGALGVIYWPEGNRRGLIAGLVTGLVIWLATLVLPFSHTINPLAWFNVPLVPDYSNWHIFTFISITANVTVFGLFSILSASSAEETSAAQACSMGALSRPQRRELLASSSTEFIRQLADPLGYGVARREVERALAQLKLPNIEYRPYQLRRLRDQVEINLSGLLGPSVARDMVHRHLGFKPLARGNTGQDIRYVERALGDYQNRLTGLAGELDNLRRHYRQTLQNLPIPACSVGEDGEILMWNHAMEELTGITADDVVGARLMALPEHWHLLLEDFNRGEELHRYKHRLDLRGKPHWLNLHKAALSGPDHTEGGSIILVEDQTETRLLEDELMHSERLASVGRLAAGVAHEIGNPVTGISSLAQNLKLETDNPDILDTADQIQQQTRRISAILQSLMNFARTGNHAHANRYEPVSIHRCVEESVNLLSLSEKGMGIRYQNEIPEDLLVLGDEQRLVQVFVNLLANARDASPEGGTIRVSGNSDSYSAIIEVIDEGSGIPADQLDHIFEPFYTTKAPNKGTGLGLSLVYSIVEEHYGNIQVESPANTETGTGTCVRLRLPAYRPEADDTSASQNERS, encoded by the coding sequence ATGAGTTTTAGTGCCTCGGGCCTGGTACTGGCCAGCCTGGTTTACCTGCTCCTGCTTTTCGGTGTGGCCTGGATAACCGAGCAGGGCATGCTGCCCAAACAATGGGTACGCCATCCCCTGGTCTACACCCTGAGCCTTGGCGTCTATGCCGGCATCTGGGCGGTCTATGCCGCCATCGGTATGGCCGCTGAGACCGGTTACGGCTTTCTGGCCTATTACCTGGGTATCAGCGGCGCCTTCCTGCTGGCGCCGGTACTGCTCAATCCGATCATGCGCATCGCCAGGGCCTACCAGCTGACCTCCCTGGCCGATCTCTTTGCCTACCGTTACCGGAGCCAGTGGGCCGGCACCCTGGTGACCCTCTGCTCCGGAGCGGCCATCCTGGCGCTGCTGAGCATGCAGATCCAGGCAGTGGCAGTTTCTGCCAGTATCCTGGCCCCGGACACCTCGCCCAAGGCCATGAGCGTGCTGTTCTGCCTGATCGTGTTGCTGTTCGCCATCCTGTTCGGCGCCCGCCGCAACCAGAACTCGGAAAACCACCAGGGGCTGGTGCTGGCTATTGCCTTCGACTCTCTGGTGAAAGTCGGCGCGCTGTTGACACTTGGTGCTGTAATACTGTTCCAGGTTTTTGAGGGCATGGAAGGACTGGACCTATGGCTCGCCATGAACAAGGCCGCCACCGGAACCATGACCCTGGCCATTGACGACGGCAGCTGGCGCGCCCTGATGTTGATGTCCTTCGCCGGCGCCCTGGTACTGCCACACATGTACCACATGACGTTCAGCGAAAACCCCTCACCCAAATCCCTGGCCAAGGCCAGCTGGGGGCTGCCGCTTTACCTCCTGCTCCTGGCCCTGCCGGTGCCCGTGATTCTCTGGGGTGGTCAGGCACTGGATGTGGGCACCGACCCCAATTTCTATGCGCTTGGCGTCGCCCAGGCCCTGGACAGCCCGCTGCTGTCATTGCTGATGTACATTGCCGGCCTGTCCGCCGCCAGCGGCCTGATGATTGTCAGCACCCTGGCACTGGCGGGCATGGTCCTCAACCACGTGGTACTGCCGGTCAAGACCCCGAGAGATCAGGCGGACATCTACCGCTGGCTGCAGTGGGTCAAGCGCCTGCTGATCGCGGTGATCATCTTCTTTGCCCTGCTGTTCCATGAAACCTTGGGCCAGGAGCTGGACCTCGCCATCCTGGGCGCCATTTCGCTGTCCGGGATGCTCCAGCTGTTGCCCGGCGCGCTGGGCGTCATCTACTGGCCAGAGGGTAACCGGCGCGGCCTGATTGCCGGCCTGGTTACCGGGCTCGTGATCTGGCTGGCGACCCTGGTTCTGCCCTTCTCCCACACCATCAACCCGCTGGCCTGGTTCAACGTGCCGCTGGTTCCGGATTACAGCAACTGGCACATCTTCACGTTCATCAGCATCACCGCGAATGTTACCGTCTTCGGCCTGTTCTCCATCCTCAGTGCCAGTTCGGCGGAGGAAACCAGTGCCGCCCAGGCCTGCTCCATGGGTGCACTATCGCGGCCCCAGCGGCGGGAATTGCTGGCCAGCTCCTCCACCGAATTCATCCGCCAGCTCGCCGACCCGCTGGGCTATGGCGTGGCCAGACGAGAAGTGGAACGGGCCCTGGCCCAGCTGAAACTGCCCAATATCGAATACCGCCCCTACCAGCTCCGACGCCTGCGCGATCAGGTGGAAATCAACCTCTCCGGCCTGCTCGGTCCCTCGGTGGCCCGGGATATGGTGCACCGGCACCTGGGCTTCAAGCCGCTCGCCCGCGGCAACACCGGTCAGGACATCCGCTATGTGGAGCGGGCTCTCGGGGACTACCAGAACCGGCTGACCGGCCTGGCGGGCGAGCTGGACAACCTGCGCCGGCATTATCGTCAGACCCTGCAGAATCTTCCGATTCCCGCCTGCTCCGTCGGTGAGGACGGCGAGATCCTGATGTGGAACCATGCCATGGAAGAGCTGACCGGCATCACCGCCGACGATGTGGTGGGCGCCCGGCTGATGGCCTTGCCGGAGCACTGGCACCTGTTGCTGGAGGACTTCAACCGCGGCGAGGAACTGCATCGGTACAAGCACCGGCTCGACCTGCGCGGCAAGCCGCACTGGTTGAACCTGCACAAGGCGGCACTGAGCGGCCCTGACCACACCGAGGGCGGCAGCATCATCCTGGTGGAAGACCAGACCGAAACCCGGCTGCTCGAAGACGAACTGATGCACAGCGAACGGCTGGCCTCGGTGGGTCGGCTTGCCGCCGGGGTCGCCCACGAGATCGGTAACCCGGTCACCGGCATCTCCTCACTGGCCCAGAACCTGAAACTGGAGACCGACAACCCCGACATCCTGGACACTGCCGACCAGATCCAGCAGCAGACCAGGCGCATTTCTGCCATCCTGCAGTCGCTGATGAATTTTGCCCGGACCGGCAACCATGCCCACGCCAACCGTTATGAGCCGGTCTCCATCCACCGCTGTGTGGAGGAGTCCGTCAACCTACTGTCGCTCAGCGAAAAGGGCATGGGCATCCGCTACCAGAACGAGATTCCCGAAGATCTGCTGGTACTTGGGGATGAACAACGCCTGGTACAGGTGTTCGTCAACCTGTTGGCCAATGCCAGGGATGCCTCGCCCGAGGGTGGTACCATCAGAGTCAGTGGAAACAGCGACAGCTACTCCGCTATTATCGAGGTCATCGATGAAGGCTCAGGTATCCCGGCAGACCAGCTCGACCACATTTTCGAGCCCTTTTACACCACCAAGGCACCCAACAAGGGTACAGGTCTTGGCTTGTCCCTGGTGTACAGCATCGTCGAGGAACACTACGGCAACATTCAGGTCGAGAGTCCGGCGAATACCGAGACCGGCACCGGGACCTGTGTGCGCCTGAGGCTCCCGGCGTACCGGCCCGAAGCCGACGATACCTCTGCCAGCCAGAACGAAAGGTCCTGA
- a CDS encoding AAA family ATPase yields MSETSGNTLIQALQNPALYDHPVRDFQVIETHISQVILTGDYAYKIKKPMDFGFLNFSTLERRKHFCEEELRLNRRLASKLYLDVLPITGTPEQPVVGGDGEPFEYAIRMRQFDQDKLFDHLQERGQLTPELLTSVARQAADFHEQLPPVAEDKPLGTPEAVYAAMQENFDQIRPLIDDKALLAQLDNLEAWTQTTFERHRDLIARRRDNGFVRECHGDLHLANITVYEGEVTVFDCIEFNEPFRWIDVINDLAFLLMDLESRDEAALANRVLNTYLEYRGDFEALPLLPLYKAYRAMVRAKIALFTLGNPDLGDDEKAELMQRYRGYAQLAEDYSIIPNPYLLATTGLSASGKSCVSAAMAGELGLIRLRSDVERKRLHGLGPLEDSKSDTGDGLYTPEATTRTYQRLADLSDHLLAAGIPVVVDAACLKQSERDLFAAVAEDQAVPFALLHCEAPEDLRRQWIRSRSGDASEATEELLDAQQSWFEPLSAMEKAHTIHLHTDQEHVAEAVADRIRQHFGLQGH; encoded by the coding sequence GTGAGCGAGACGTCCGGCAATACGCTGATTCAGGCACTGCAGAATCCGGCGCTGTATGACCACCCTGTCCGGGATTTCCAGGTGATCGAAACTCACATTTCCCAGGTTATCCTGACCGGCGACTACGCCTACAAGATCAAGAAGCCCATGGACTTCGGCTTTCTCAATTTCTCCACCCTGGAACGGCGCAAGCACTTCTGCGAGGAAGAACTCCGGCTCAACCGTCGCTTGGCCAGCAAACTCTATCTGGACGTACTTCCAATCACCGGCACCCCGGAACAGCCGGTTGTCGGCGGTGATGGAGAGCCCTTCGAGTATGCCATCCGGATGCGCCAGTTCGACCAGGACAAGCTCTTTGATCACCTGCAGGAACGGGGCCAGCTGACTCCGGAACTGCTCACCAGCGTGGCCCGGCAAGCGGCTGACTTCCATGAACAGCTACCCCCGGTGGCGGAAGATAAGCCGCTCGGCACTCCGGAAGCGGTTTACGCCGCCATGCAGGAGAATTTTGACCAGATCCGCCCGCTGATCGACGACAAGGCCCTGCTGGCGCAGCTGGACAACCTCGAAGCCTGGACCCAGACCACCTTTGAACGGCACCGGGACCTGATCGCCCGGCGCCGCGACAACGGCTTTGTCCGTGAGTGCCATGGCGACCTTCACCTGGCCAACATCACGGTGTACGAAGGCGAAGTCACCGTGTTTGACTGCATCGAGTTCAACGAACCGTTCCGCTGGATCGACGTCATCAATGACCTTGCGTTCCTGCTGATGGACCTGGAATCCCGCGATGAAGCGGCCCTCGCCAACCGGGTACTGAACACCTACCTGGAGTACCGGGGCGACTTCGAGGCCCTGCCACTGTTACCCCTTTACAAGGCCTATCGCGCCATGGTCCGGGCCAAGATTGCCCTGTTCACGCTGGGCAATCCGGACCTGGGTGATGACGAAAAGGCTGAACTGATGCAGCGCTACCGGGGCTATGCACAGCTGGCCGAGGATTACAGCATCATTCCGAACCCTTACCTGTTGGCCACCACCGGCCTGTCCGCCAGCGGCAAGAGCTGTGTCAGCGCCGCCATGGCCGGGGAACTGGGACTGATTCGGCTGCGTTCCGACGTCGAGCGTAAGCGCCTGCATGGCCTGGGGCCACTGGAGGACAGCAAGTCCGACACCGGTGACGGTCTCTACACACCGGAGGCCACAACCCGGACCTACCAGCGCCTGGCTGATCTGTCAGACCACCTGCTGGCCGCGGGCATTCCGGTGGTGGTTGATGCCGCCTGCCTGAAGCAGAGTGAGCGGGACCTGTTTGCTGCTGTAGCTGAAGACCAGGCCGTGCCCTTTGCCCTGCTGCATTGCGAAGCGCCCGAGGACCTGCGCCGGCAGTGGATCCGGAGCCGTTCCGGGGATGCGTCCGAGGCCACCGAGGAGCTGCTGGATGCCCAGCAAAGCTGGTTCGAGCCACTCAGTGCGATGGAGAAGGCCCACACCATTCATCTGCACACCGATCAGGAGCACGTGGCCGAGGCGGTGGCAGACCGTATCCGCCAGCATTTCGGGCTGCAGGGCCACTAA